In Nostoc sp. UHCC 0926, a single genomic region encodes these proteins:
- a CDS encoding sucrose synthase yields MSELLQAVLDSEERSDLRSFISELRQQEKKYLLRNDILNIYSEYCSKSQKPEDFSTSSELGKLIYYTQEIIQEDSNLCFIIRSKIASQEVYWLTSDLSIEPMTVQDLLDLRDRLVNKFHPNEGGLLELDFGPFYDYSPAIRDPKNIGKGVQFLNRYLSSQLFQDSKELLDSLFNFLRLHQYNGIQLLLNDRIQSQQQLSEQVKKAISFVNNHPDEEPYEKFRFQLQTMGFEPGWGNTAGRVRETLNILDELIDSPDSHTIEAFMSRIPMIFKIVLVSVHGWFGQEGVLGRPDTGGQVVYVLDQAKSLEKQLQEDVLLAGLEGLNVQPKVIILTRLIPNSDGTLCNQRLEKVHDTKNAWILRVPLREFNPNMTQNWISRFEFWPYLETYAIDSERELRAEFQGRPDLIVGNYSDGNLVAFLLARRLKVTQCNVAHALEKSKYLFSNLYWQELEDKYHFSLQFTADLIAMNAANFIISSTYQEIVGTPDSVGQYESYKCFTMPELYHVTNGIELFNPKFNVVPPGVNENNYFPYSRTKDRVESDRQRLAEILFILEDPVQIFGKLNDPTKRPLFSMARLDRIKNLTGLAECFGQSRELQEHFNLILVAGKLRVEESGDNEERDEIIKLYQIIDEYNLHGKIRWLGVRLTKTDSGEIYRVIADHQGIFVQPALFEAFGLTILEAMVSGLPTFATQFGGPLEIIQDQVNGFYINPTNLGETAAKIVDFVIKCEHNPNSWNEISQRAIDRVYSTYTWKIHTTKLLSLARIYGFWNFTSKDNREDLLRYLEALFYLIYKPRAQQLLEQHNYR; encoded by the coding sequence ATGTCTGAATTGCTTCAAGCAGTCTTAGATAGTGAAGAAAGAAGTGATTTGCGTTCTTTCATTAGTGAATTACGCCAACAAGAAAAGAAGTACTTGCTGCGGAACGACATACTTAATATATATAGTGAGTATTGCTCAAAGTCCCAGAAACCTGAGGATTTTTCCACTTCCTCTGAGTTAGGCAAACTTATTTACTATACTCAGGAAATTATTCAGGAGGACTCAAACTTATGTTTCATCATCCGTTCTAAGATTGCCAGCCAAGAAGTTTATTGGTTGACATCAGACTTGAGCATTGAGCCGATGACAGTACAGGATCTGCTGGATCTGCGCGATCGCTTGGTGAACAAATTTCATCCTAACGAGGGCGGTCTGCTAGAATTGGACTTCGGCCCGTTTTATGATTACTCTCCGGCAATCCGTGACCCCAAAAATATTGGTAAGGGAGTACAATTTCTCAACCGCTATTTATCCAGCCAACTATTTCAAGACTCCAAAGAATTGCTGGATAGCTTATTTAATTTCTTGCGCCTGCACCAATATAACGGTATTCAACTGCTGCTCAACGATCGCATTCAATCACAGCAACAACTTTCCGAGCAAGTTAAGAAAGCTATCAGTTTTGTTAATAATCACCCCGATGAGGAACCCTACGAAAAATTCCGGTTCCAATTGCAAACAATGGGTTTTGAACCGGGTTGGGGTAACACCGCAGGGCGCGTGCGGGAAACCCTAAATATTCTCGATGAATTAATTGATTCTCCCGATTCTCATACCATAGAAGCCTTCATGTCTCGCATCCCGATGATTTTTAAAATCGTCTTGGTGTCAGTTCACGGTTGGTTTGGGCAAGAGGGAGTTTTGGGGCGTCCCGATACTGGCGGTCAGGTAGTTTACGTCCTTGACCAGGCCAAGAGTCTAGAAAAGCAGCTACAAGAAGATGTCTTACTAGCTGGTTTAGAGGGATTGAACGTCCAGCCAAAGGTAATTATTCTTACCCGCTTGATTCCCAATAGTGATGGCACTCTTTGTAATCAACGCCTAGAAAAAGTCCACGATACCAAAAACGCCTGGATTTTGCGAGTCCCTTTGAGAGAATTTAATCCCAACATGACTCAAAACTGGATTTCCAGGTTTGAGTTTTGGCCTTATCTAGAAACTTACGCCATTGACTCCGAAAGAGAACTGCGGGCAGAATTTCAAGGCAGACCTGACTTAATAGTTGGTAACTATTCCGATGGAAACTTAGTGGCGTTTTTGCTGGCGCGGCGGCTGAAAGTTACCCAATGCAATGTTGCCCATGCGTTGGAAAAATCTAAATACTTGTTTAGTAATCTGTACTGGCAAGAGTTGGAGGATAAATATCATTTTTCTTTACAATTCACCGCCGATTTGATTGCGATGAATGCAGCTAATTTCATTATTAGCAGCACCTACCAAGAAATTGTTGGTACACCGGATAGTGTGGGACAGTACGAGTCTTACAAATGCTTCACCATGCCGGAGTTATATCATGTGACCAATGGGATTGAATTATTTAATCCCAAATTTAATGTCGTACCGCCTGGGGTAAACGAGAATAATTACTTCCCTTACTCGCGGACTAAAGATAGAGTAGAGAGCGATCGCCAACGACTTGCAGAAATACTCTTTATTCTGGAAGACCCGGTGCAAATCTTTGGCAAACTCAACGATCCTACCAAGCGTCCTCTTTTCTCAATGGCGCGTCTTGACCGCATCAAAAACCTCACAGGTTTAGCTGAATGCTTTGGTCAAAGTCGAGAATTGCAGGAGCATTTCAACTTAATTTTGGTGGCGGGTAAGTTGCGCGTCGAAGAATCAGGTGACAACGAAGAACGTGACGAAATTATCAAACTCTACCAAATTATTGACGAGTACAATCTCCACGGGAAGATTCGTTGGCTGGGTGTGCGCCTGACTAAAACTGATTCTGGTGAAATTTACCGAGTAATTGCGGATCATCAGGGAATTTTTGTCCAACCAGCTTTATTTGAAGCATTTGGTTTGACAATTTTAGAGGCGATGGTTTCAGGATTACCTACTTTTGCTACACAGTTTGGTGGCCCACTGGAGATTATTCAAGATCAGGTTAATGGTTTTTACATTAACCCAACTAATTTAGGCGAGACAGCCGCAAAAATTGTGGATTTTGTCATTAAATGCGAACATAATCCTAACTCTTGGAATGAAATTTCCCAGCGAGCAATTGACCGAGTTTACAGCACCTATACTTGGAAAATTCATACTACCAAGCTGTTATCATTAGCACGGATTTATGGCTTCTGGAACTTTACCTCAAAGGATAATCGGGAAGATTTGTTGCGTTATCTTGAGGCTTTGTTCTATTTAATTTACAAGCCAAG